Proteins from a single region of Sylvia atricapilla isolate bSylAtr1 chromosome 7, bSylAtr1.pri, whole genome shotgun sequence:
- the CWC22 gene encoding pre-mRNA-splicing factor CWC22 homolog isoform X1, whose protein sequence is MKSRVTQVNHGSSHERKENYSSRHESLSPEDSRGTERDRSRSPSPRKRRYSDDSRYDEEYSRREYYDDRDGRRTERGRDRHYERWEDRDYDRRKQRRYSSPDRRSPERSTGQSSLAHEESTAKKKKEEVDPILTRTGGAYIPPAKLRMMQEQITDKNSLAYQRMSWEALKKSINGLVNKVNVSNIENIIHELLQENIVRGRGLLSRSILQAQSASPIFTHVYAALVAIINSKFPNIGELILKRLILNFRKGYRRNDKQLCLTSSKFVAHLMNQNVAHEVLCLEMLTLLLERPTDDSIEVAIGFIKESGLKLTEVSPRGINAIFDRLRHILHESKIDMRVQYMIEVMFAVRKDGFKDHPIIPEGLDLVEEEDQFTHMLPLEDDYNPEDVLNVFKMDPNFMENEEKYKALKKEILDEGDTESEGNQEAGSSEEDEDDDEEEDEDGQKVTVHDKTEINLVSFRRTIYLAIQSSLDFEECAHKLLKMDFPESQTKELCNMILDCCAQQRTYEKFFGLLAGRFCMLKKEYMESFEAIFKEQYDTIHRLETNKLRNVAKMFAHLLYTDSIPWSVLECIILSEETTTSSSRIFVKIFFQELSEYMGLPNLNARLKDVTLQPFFEGLLPRDNPRNTRFAINFFTSIGLGGLTDELREHLKNAPKLIMTQKQNVESSDSSSSSDTDSSSDSDSDSSSSSSESSSSSDSSSSSDSSSDSDVSKAKRRRMQKKNRESDKASRKKQERRRKSVEKKIGRRQQEERSDTESKSERNHRHVRESHRREDVPKHHHREESNGRDGYHGGKDRNHERSKDPENKHSNSKLKKAERRASVSDDENYRHRSKDEGHRSRRRERSKSRERERGERERGRCSPREEEREERSRNGSEKQRDRQSRYPEQHRESQHRESQHRESQHRESQHRESQHRESRRSDDRRRESSPHRRK, encoded by the exons TAGGGGCACGGAGCGTGACAGGTCTCGGTCTCCATCTCCCAGGAAGAGGAGATACTCTGATGACAGCAGATACGATGAGGAATATTCCAGACGGGAATACTATGATGACAGAGATGGAAG AAGGACGGAAAGGGGGAGAGACAGACACTATGAGAGGTGGGAGGACAGAGACTATGATCGGAGGAAGCAGAGAAGATACTCATCACCTGACCGTAGGAGCCCGGAGAGGTCCACAGGCCAGAGCTCACTTGCTCATGAGGAGAGCACggcaaagaagaagaaagaggaagtgGATCCAATCCTCACTCGCACAGGTGGTGCATATATTCCACCTGCTAAGCTCAGGATGATGCAAGAGCAGATCACCGATAAAAATAG CTTGGCATACCAGAGGATGAGTTGGGAAGCCTTGAAGAAGTCAATCAATGGTCTTGTCAATAAAGTGAACGTTTCTAATATAGAAAACATCATTCATGAACTCCTTCAGGAGAATATTGTTCGGGGAAG ggGATTGCTGTCTAGATCCATCTTGCAAGCTCAGAGCGCCTCTCCGATTTTCACTCATGTTTATGCAGCTCTTGTGGCAATTATCAATTCAAAGTTTCCAAATATTGGAGAATTGATCCTCAAGAGGCTGATACTGAATTTCCGTAAAGGGTATCGCAGGAATGACAAG caACTCTGTCTGACATCTTCAAAATTTGTTGCACATTTGATGAATCAGAATGTG GCTCACGaggttttgtgtttggaaaTGCTCACTTTGCTTCTTGAAAGGCCTACTGATGACAGTATTGAAGTTGCAATTGGATTTATTAAGGAGAGTGGACTCAAATTAACAGAAGTTTCTCCTAGAGGTATTAATG CCATCTTTGATCGTCTTCGGCACATTCTGCATGAATCTAAAATCGATATGCGTGTCCAGTACATGATAGAAGTCATGTTTGCTGTGAGGAAGGATGGCTTCAAGGATCATCCAATCATTCCAGAGGGTTTAGATCTagtggaggaggaggatcaGTTTACTCATATGTTGCCACTGGAAGATGACTACAACCCAGAGGATGTTCTTA ATGTTTTCAAGATGGATCCGAACTTTATGGAAAATGAGGAGAAGTACAAAGCACTGAAGAAAG AAATTCTTGATGAAGGTGACACTGAATCTGAAGGAAATCAAGAAGCTGGAAGTagtgaagaagatgaagatgatgatgaagaggaggatgaagatg gtcaGAAAGTTACTGTCCatgacaaaacagaaattaaccTGGTCTCCTTCCGTCGTACAATTTATCTGGCTATTCAGTCAAG CTTAGACTTTGAAGAATGTGCTCACAAACTGCTGAAGATGGACTTCCCTGAAAGTCAGACT AAAGAACTTTGCAATATGATACTTGactgctgtgctcagcaaagAACATATGAGAAGTTCTTTGGATTACTGGCAGGG CGTTTCTGCATGTTGAAGAAAGAATACATGGAATCCTTTGAAGCCATTTTCAAGGAGCAGTACGATACCATCCATCGTTTGGAAACTAACAAACTGCGGAATGTGGCCAAGATGTTTGCTCATCTCCTGTACACCGATTCCATTCCCTGGAGT gtCCTTGAATGTATAATACTGAGTGAAGAAACTACCACATCCTCCAGTAGAATTTTTgtcaaaatattctttcaggAACTCAGTGAATATATGGGACTCCCTAATTTAAATGCAAGGTTAAAAGATGT GACACTGCAGCCTTTCTTTGAGGGATTATTGCCTCGGGATAACCCAAGAAACACTCGCTTTGCCATCAATTTCTTCACTTCTATTGGCCTTGGAGGACTAAC GGATGAATTACGGGAACATCTTAAAAATGCACCAAAGTTGATTATGACACAGAAGCAAAATGTCGAGTCATCAGATTCCTCTTCATCTTCAGACACGGACTCTTCCTCAGATTCTGATTCAGACAGCAGCAGTAGTAGTTCAGAGTCatccagcagcagtgactccTCATCtagcagtgacagcagcagtgactcag ATGTTTCTAAAGCCAAAAGAAGGAGAATGCAAAAGAAGAATAGAGAATCTGATAAAGcttccaggaaaaaacaagaaaggagaaggaaatcagttgaaaagaaaattggaagGAGGCAGCAAGAGGAAAGAAGTGATACTGAGAGCAAATCAGAAAGAAATCACCGACATGTAAGAGAATCGCACAGGAGAGAAGATGTCCCAAAGCACCACCACAGAGAGGAATCCAACGGCAGAGATGGTTACCACGGCGGGAAGGATCGGAACCACGAGAGAAGTAAGGatccagaaaataaacacagtaatTCAAAACTGAAGAAGGCAGAAAGAAGAGCTTCTGTGTCTGACGATGAAAATTACAGGCATCGGAGCAAAGACGAAGGACATCGTAGTAGGAGAAGAGAGAGATCAAAATCCCGAGAGAGGGAGCGTGGAGAGAGGGAGCGTGGCCGTTGCAGCCCGAGGGAGGAGGAGCGGGAAGAGCGCTCCAGGAATGGCTCAGAGAAGCAGCGGGACAGGCAGAGCCGGtaccctgagcagcacagggagtcccagcacagggagtcccagcacagggagtcccagcacagggagtcccagcacagggagtcccagcacagggagtcCCGGCGGAGCGATGACAGGCGCAGGGAGAGCTCCCCGCACCGACGGAAATAA
- the CWC22 gene encoding pre-mRNA-splicing factor CWC22 homolog isoform X2, with protein MKSRVTQVNHGSSHERKENYSSRHESLSPEDRGTERDRSRSPSPRKRRYSDDSRYDEEYSRREYYDDRDGRRTERGRDRHYERWEDRDYDRRKQRRYSSPDRRSPERSTGQSSLAHEESTAKKKKEEVDPILTRTGGAYIPPAKLRMMQEQITDKNSLAYQRMSWEALKKSINGLVNKVNVSNIENIIHELLQENIVRGRGLLSRSILQAQSASPIFTHVYAALVAIINSKFPNIGELILKRLILNFRKGYRRNDKQLCLTSSKFVAHLMNQNVAHEVLCLEMLTLLLERPTDDSIEVAIGFIKESGLKLTEVSPRGINAIFDRLRHILHESKIDMRVQYMIEVMFAVRKDGFKDHPIIPEGLDLVEEEDQFTHMLPLEDDYNPEDVLNVFKMDPNFMENEEKYKALKKEILDEGDTESEGNQEAGSSEEDEDDDEEEDEDGQKVTVHDKTEINLVSFRRTIYLAIQSSLDFEECAHKLLKMDFPESQTKELCNMILDCCAQQRTYEKFFGLLAGRFCMLKKEYMESFEAIFKEQYDTIHRLETNKLRNVAKMFAHLLYTDSIPWSVLECIILSEETTTSSSRIFVKIFFQELSEYMGLPNLNARLKDVTLQPFFEGLLPRDNPRNTRFAINFFTSIGLGGLTDELREHLKNAPKLIMTQKQNVESSDSSSSSDTDSSSDSDSDSSSSSSESSSSSDSSSSSDSSSDSDVSKAKRRRMQKKNRESDKASRKKQERRRKSVEKKIGRRQQEERSDTESKSERNHRHVRESHRREDVPKHHHREESNGRDGYHGGKDRNHERSKDPENKHSNSKLKKAERRASVSDDENYRHRSKDEGHRSRRRERSKSRERERGERERGRCSPREEEREERSRNGSEKQRDRQSRYPEQHRESQHRESQHRESQHRESQHRESQHRESRRSDDRRRESSPHRRK; from the exons GGGCACGGAGCGTGACAGGTCTCGGTCTCCATCTCCCAGGAAGAGGAGATACTCTGATGACAGCAGATACGATGAGGAATATTCCAGACGGGAATACTATGATGACAGAGATGGAAG AAGGACGGAAAGGGGGAGAGACAGACACTATGAGAGGTGGGAGGACAGAGACTATGATCGGAGGAAGCAGAGAAGATACTCATCACCTGACCGTAGGAGCCCGGAGAGGTCCACAGGCCAGAGCTCACTTGCTCATGAGGAGAGCACggcaaagaagaagaaagaggaagtgGATCCAATCCTCACTCGCACAGGTGGTGCATATATTCCACCTGCTAAGCTCAGGATGATGCAAGAGCAGATCACCGATAAAAATAG CTTGGCATACCAGAGGATGAGTTGGGAAGCCTTGAAGAAGTCAATCAATGGTCTTGTCAATAAAGTGAACGTTTCTAATATAGAAAACATCATTCATGAACTCCTTCAGGAGAATATTGTTCGGGGAAG ggGATTGCTGTCTAGATCCATCTTGCAAGCTCAGAGCGCCTCTCCGATTTTCACTCATGTTTATGCAGCTCTTGTGGCAATTATCAATTCAAAGTTTCCAAATATTGGAGAATTGATCCTCAAGAGGCTGATACTGAATTTCCGTAAAGGGTATCGCAGGAATGACAAG caACTCTGTCTGACATCTTCAAAATTTGTTGCACATTTGATGAATCAGAATGTG GCTCACGaggttttgtgtttggaaaTGCTCACTTTGCTTCTTGAAAGGCCTACTGATGACAGTATTGAAGTTGCAATTGGATTTATTAAGGAGAGTGGACTCAAATTAACAGAAGTTTCTCCTAGAGGTATTAATG CCATCTTTGATCGTCTTCGGCACATTCTGCATGAATCTAAAATCGATATGCGTGTCCAGTACATGATAGAAGTCATGTTTGCTGTGAGGAAGGATGGCTTCAAGGATCATCCAATCATTCCAGAGGGTTTAGATCTagtggaggaggaggatcaGTTTACTCATATGTTGCCACTGGAAGATGACTACAACCCAGAGGATGTTCTTA ATGTTTTCAAGATGGATCCGAACTTTATGGAAAATGAGGAGAAGTACAAAGCACTGAAGAAAG AAATTCTTGATGAAGGTGACACTGAATCTGAAGGAAATCAAGAAGCTGGAAGTagtgaagaagatgaagatgatgatgaagaggaggatgaagatg gtcaGAAAGTTACTGTCCatgacaaaacagaaattaaccTGGTCTCCTTCCGTCGTACAATTTATCTGGCTATTCAGTCAAG CTTAGACTTTGAAGAATGTGCTCACAAACTGCTGAAGATGGACTTCCCTGAAAGTCAGACT AAAGAACTTTGCAATATGATACTTGactgctgtgctcagcaaagAACATATGAGAAGTTCTTTGGATTACTGGCAGGG CGTTTCTGCATGTTGAAGAAAGAATACATGGAATCCTTTGAAGCCATTTTCAAGGAGCAGTACGATACCATCCATCGTTTGGAAACTAACAAACTGCGGAATGTGGCCAAGATGTTTGCTCATCTCCTGTACACCGATTCCATTCCCTGGAGT gtCCTTGAATGTATAATACTGAGTGAAGAAACTACCACATCCTCCAGTAGAATTTTTgtcaaaatattctttcaggAACTCAGTGAATATATGGGACTCCCTAATTTAAATGCAAGGTTAAAAGATGT GACACTGCAGCCTTTCTTTGAGGGATTATTGCCTCGGGATAACCCAAGAAACACTCGCTTTGCCATCAATTTCTTCACTTCTATTGGCCTTGGAGGACTAAC GGATGAATTACGGGAACATCTTAAAAATGCACCAAAGTTGATTATGACACAGAAGCAAAATGTCGAGTCATCAGATTCCTCTTCATCTTCAGACACGGACTCTTCCTCAGATTCTGATTCAGACAGCAGCAGTAGTAGTTCAGAGTCatccagcagcagtgactccTCATCtagcagtgacagcagcagtgactcag ATGTTTCTAAAGCCAAAAGAAGGAGAATGCAAAAGAAGAATAGAGAATCTGATAAAGcttccaggaaaaaacaagaaaggagaaggaaatcagttgaaaagaaaattggaagGAGGCAGCAAGAGGAAAGAAGTGATACTGAGAGCAAATCAGAAAGAAATCACCGACATGTAAGAGAATCGCACAGGAGAGAAGATGTCCCAAAGCACCACCACAGAGAGGAATCCAACGGCAGAGATGGTTACCACGGCGGGAAGGATCGGAACCACGAGAGAAGTAAGGatccagaaaataaacacagtaatTCAAAACTGAAGAAGGCAGAAAGAAGAGCTTCTGTGTCTGACGATGAAAATTACAGGCATCGGAGCAAAGACGAAGGACATCGTAGTAGGAGAAGAGAGAGATCAAAATCCCGAGAGAGGGAGCGTGGAGAGAGGGAGCGTGGCCGTTGCAGCCCGAGGGAGGAGGAGCGGGAAGAGCGCTCCAGGAATGGCTCAGAGAAGCAGCGGGACAGGCAGAGCCGGtaccctgagcagcacagggagtcccagcacagggagtcccagcacagggagtcccagcacagggagtcccagcacagggagtcccagcacagggagtcCCGGCGGAGCGATGACAGGCGCAGGGAGAGCTCCCCGCACCGACGGAAATAA